In Periplaneta americana isolate PAMFEO1 chromosome 3, P.americana_PAMFEO1_priV1, whole genome shotgun sequence, the following are encoded in one genomic region:
- the LOC138697005 gene encoding uncharacterized protein isoform X2 gives MAIRVVLVLVLLAGALCPTTEGSCRLFSRWYQKDIDLDTLMGDWYAVEIVEHDKPVEENTISTVIDVCPVLQLHREDDTIRLQWNENAGVLVYKFRQPKPHQPGFWDSAGSQNGSLVERYNVRFSGTVQVMKAVSSHMVLTFCARGHQKMFSVLMSRTKRLHHTDVRGVNNMLKRRGLPRGLVKEMCRGAAPAPRLAAAAASAAVLLVLLASRH, from the exons ATGGCGATTCGggtggtgctggtgctggtgcTGCTGGCCGGTGCCCTGTGCCCCACGACGGAGGGCTCCTGCCGCCTCTTCAGCAGGTGGTACCAGAAGGATATCGACCTGGACACG CTGATGGGGGACTGGTACGCGGTGGAGATCGTGGAGCACGACAAGCCGGTGGAAGAGAACACGATCAGCACGGTGATCGACGTGTGTCCCGTGCTGCAGCTCCACCGCGAGGATGACACGATCCGCCTGCAGTGGAACGAGAACGCCGGCGTGCTGGTGTACAAGTTCCGTCAGCCCAAGCCGCACCAGCCGGGCTTCTGGGACTCGGCGGGCAGCCAGAACG GCAGCCTGGTGGAGCGGTACAACGTGCGCTTCTCGGGCACGGTGCAGGTCATGAAGGCGGTGAGCTCGCACATGGTGCTCACATTCTGCGCGCGGGGGCACCAGAAGATGTTCTCGGTGCTGATGTCGCGAACCAAGCGCCTGCACCACACCGACGTGCGGGGCGTCAACAACATGCTGAAGAGACGCGGCCTGCCTCGCGGCCTCGTCAAGGAAATGTGCCGGGGCGCCGCCCCCGCGCCGCGCctcgccgccgccgccgcctccGCCGCCGTCCTGCTGGTCCTCCTCGCCAGCCGGCACTAG